Proteins encoded within one genomic window of Flavobacterium gilvum:
- a CDS encoding glycerol-3-phosphate dehydrogenase/oxidase, whose protein sequence is MNRIEQLEKLKQNQIWDIIIIGGGANGLGVAVDAASRGFKTVLLEAVDFAKGTSSRSTKLAHGGVRYLEQGNISLVIEALRERGLMEKNAGHLVKNESFVIPNYNWWGGYFYTFGLKLYDLLAGKLSLGSSKYLSKEKTLALIPSIEPNGLQSGVLYHDGQFDDSRLAINLAQTAVEKGACVLNHIKVTQLLKNDKKQITGVAAVDQISNEEYTLQGKTVINATGVFTNAIMKMNDSVYKKYIVPSQGIHLVFDKSFLPGEHALMIPKTSDGRVLFAVPWHDKIVVGTTDTLVKKSDIEPIALEEEIEFVLKTAQKYLTKDPTRADVLSVFAGLRPLAAPEKKGQATKEVSRSHKIIVSKTGLITVTGGKWTTYRQIAEEIVNKAIETHQLSPYKCITQHLPIHGNKKNSEADFQNHLFVYGTDSSAILKLQENDPSLKEKLHPDYNYTLAEVVWAIREEMAITVEDVLARRVRLLFLDARAAISCADKVARIMAKELGHDEIWIQNQLVDFKAVANGFLLKEFRI, encoded by the coding sequence ATGAACCGAATCGAACAGCTGGAAAAACTCAAACAAAACCAAATTTGGGACATCATTATTATAGGAGGAGGTGCCAACGGACTCGGTGTTGCTGTTGATGCCGCGAGCAGAGGTTTTAAAACAGTTCTTCTCGAAGCCGTAGATTTTGCCAAGGGTACTTCTAGCCGAAGCACAAAATTGGCTCACGGCGGGGTCCGCTATTTAGAGCAGGGAAATATTTCTTTGGTCATTGAAGCTCTTAGAGAAAGAGGGTTGATGGAGAAAAACGCAGGGCATTTGGTAAAAAACGAATCTTTCGTTATCCCGAATTACAACTGGTGGGGCGGGTATTTTTATACATTTGGTTTAAAATTATACGATTTACTCGCCGGAAAACTAAGTCTTGGGAGTTCCAAATATCTATCCAAAGAAAAAACTTTGGCCTTAATTCCGTCAATTGAACCGAATGGATTGCAAAGCGGCGTTCTGTATCACGACGGGCAATTTGACGATTCCCGTTTGGCCATAAATCTTGCCCAAACTGCTGTCGAAAAAGGAGCCTGTGTACTCAATCATATTAAAGTCACGCAATTATTAAAGAACGACAAAAAACAAATTACTGGAGTTGCAGCCGTAGACCAGATATCCAACGAAGAATATACTTTGCAAGGCAAAACGGTAATAAATGCGACGGGGGTTTTTACCAATGCCATTATGAAAATGAACGATAGTGTTTATAAAAAATATATAGTTCCCAGTCAAGGCATTCATTTGGTTTTTGACAAATCCTTTTTACCCGGCGAACATGCATTGATGATTCCCAAAACGAGTGACGGAAGGGTTCTTTTTGCAGTTCCATGGCACGACAAAATTGTTGTGGGCACAACGGATACTTTGGTAAAAAAGTCAGATATTGAACCAATTGCCCTTGAAGAAGAAATCGAATTTGTACTGAAAACAGCTCAAAAATACCTGACCAAAGATCCGACACGAGCCGATGTGCTTTCGGTTTTTGCGGGACTAAGGCCTTTGGCCGCTCCAGAGAAAAAAGGCCAAGCCACAAAAGAAGTTTCCAGAAGCCACAAAATAATCGTTTCCAAAACAGGCTTAATCACCGTCACCGGCGGAAAATGGACAACCTATCGACAAATTGCCGAAGAAATAGTCAACAAGGCAATTGAAACACACCAACTAAGTCCTTATAAATGTATAACGCAACATTTGCCTATTCACGGAAACAAGAAAAATAGTGAAGCTGATTTTCAAAATCACCTTTTCGTTTACGGGACTGACAGTAGTGCAATTTTGAAATTACAGGAAAACGATCCCTCCCTAAAAGAAAAATTACACCCCGACTATAATTATACTTTGGCTGAAGTCGTTTGGGCCATCCGGGAAGAAATGGCTATTACTGTTGAAGATGTTTTGGCGAGACGCGTTCGGCTGCTATTCCTGGATGCGCGAGCCGCAATTTCCTGCGCCGATAAAGTGGCACGTATAATGGCAAAAGAATTAGGTCATGATGAAATTTGGATTCAGAATCAATTAGTGGATTTTAAAGCTGTCGCTAATGGATTTTTATTAAAAGAGTTCAGAATTTAG
- the topA gene encoding type I DNA topoisomerase — protein MAKNLVIVESPAKAKTIEKFLGSEYQVESSYGHIADLPSKEIGVDVENGFTPKYEVSSDKKALVAKLKTLAKNAEMVWLASDEDREGEAISWHLAEELKLKKEKTKRIVFHEITKSAILKAIEKPREIDYNLVNAQQARRVLDRLVGYELSPVLWRKVKGGLSAGRVQSVSVRLIVEREREIQNFTAVATYSVVAEFTNEAGKTFKAKLPKNFNTKKDAEEFLKQNIGSIYKVADLETKPTKKSPAAPFTTSTLQQEAARKLYLPVGITMQLAQRLYEAGLITYMRTDSVNLSKEAMDAAQAEIIKSYGKEYANPRTFANKSKGAQEAHEAIRPTDMSLHNVNIDRDQARLYDLIWKRTLASQMSDAKLERTNVKIDANNHVEQFTASGEVLLFEGFLKVYLEGHDDEEEEQEGLLPALKVNEKLQNNYITATERYSRAAARYTEASLVKKLEELGIGRPSTYAPTISTIINRNYVEKGNLEGVERNYTQLTLQSGKVGEKLLKENTGSDKGKLVPTDIGAIVTDFLVKNFGNILDYNFTAKVEHDFDEIAEGNIEWTKMMQEFYNKFHPTVKDVEANADRESGERILGIDPASGKPVSVRLGKFGPMAQIGDSEDDDKKFASLRQEQNIGNITLEEALNLFLLPKNLGLYKGEEVEVSNGRFGPYVRHGSVFVSLPRGEDPLDVTMARAQELIDEKAAADAPIAIYKGESVQKGTGRFGPFIKWNGIFINVSKKYNFDNLSKADIEELIEDKLQKNIDKVLHNWEEEGILVEKARWGRSVITKGKIKIELSKDVDATKLTLAEVQDMIAKKTPAKKVAAKKSTTAKKPVAKKTVAKKK, from the coding sequence ATGGCAAAGAATTTAGTGATAGTTGAGTCCCCAGCGAAGGCTAAAACAATCGAGAAATTTCTAGGAAGTGAATATCAGGTAGAATCAAGTTACGGGCATATAGCCGATTTGCCTTCTAAGGAAATTGGCGTTGATGTCGAAAATGGATTTACTCCCAAATATGAAGTTTCTTCGGATAAAAAAGCATTAGTAGCCAAATTGAAGACTTTAGCCAAAAATGCCGAAATGGTTTGGTTAGCAAGTGATGAAGATCGTGAGGGAGAAGCTATTTCCTGGCACTTGGCAGAAGAACTAAAACTAAAAAAAGAAAAAACAAAACGTATTGTTTTTCATGAAATAACTAAGTCAGCTATTCTTAAAGCTATTGAAAAACCACGTGAGATTGATTATAATTTAGTTAATGCACAACAAGCCCGAAGAGTTTTGGATCGTTTGGTTGGTTATGAATTGTCACCAGTACTTTGGCGAAAAGTGAAAGGCGGTTTGTCTGCCGGACGCGTGCAGTCGGTTTCTGTTCGATTAATTGTTGAAAGAGAGCGCGAAATTCAAAACTTCACTGCAGTTGCTACGTATTCTGTTGTGGCAGAATTTACAAATGAAGCAGGCAAGACTTTTAAAGCCAAGCTTCCAAAAAATTTTAACACCAAAAAAGACGCCGAAGAATTTTTAAAACAAAATATCGGTTCTATATATAAGGTAGCAGATTTGGAAACCAAACCTACCAAAAAATCACCGGCAGCTCCTTTTACAACTTCGACTTTGCAACAGGAAGCAGCTAGAAAATTGTATTTACCCGTTGGAATCACAATGCAATTGGCGCAACGATTGTATGAAGCGGGGCTTATTACTTATATGAGAACGGACAGTGTGAACTTGTCCAAAGAGGCGATGGATGCGGCACAGGCCGAAATTATCAAATCGTACGGAAAGGAATATGCAAATCCACGAACTTTTGCCAATAAAAGCAAAGGAGCGCAAGAGGCTCACGAAGCAATTCGTCCTACAGATATGTCACTTCATAATGTAAATATTGACAGAGATCAAGCGCGTTTATATGATTTGATTTGGAAAAGGACCTTGGCTTCGCAAATGAGTGATGCCAAATTGGAACGTACCAATGTGAAAATAGATGCGAATAATCACGTGGAACAATTTACCGCATCTGGAGAGGTATTGCTTTTTGAAGGATTTTTGAAAGTGTATCTTGAAGGGCACGATGATGAAGAGGAAGAGCAAGAAGGTTTGTTGCCTGCTCTGAAAGTGAATGAAAAATTACAAAACAATTATATTACCGCAACCGAAAGATATTCAAGAGCTGCAGCCAGATATACCGAAGCATCTTTGGTGAAAAAACTGGAAGAATTGGGAATTGGTCGTCCATCTACTTATGCACCAACAATTTCTACCATCATCAACAGAAATTATGTTGAGAAAGGAAATCTGGAAGGTGTTGAACGTAATTATACGCAGTTGACTTTGCAATCTGGTAAAGTAGGCGAGAAGTTGCTGAAGGAAAACACAGGTTCGGATAAAGGGAAATTAGTTCCTACAGACATTGGTGCCATTGTTACCGATTTCTTGGTGAAGAACTTTGGGAATATTTTGGACTATAATTTCACAGCAAAAGTTGAACATGATTTTGATGAAATAGCCGAAGGAAATATCGAATGGACCAAAATGATGCAAGAGTTCTACAATAAATTTCACCCAACTGTGAAAGATGTAGAAGCCAATGCTGATAGAGAAAGCGGAGAGAGAATATTAGGAATTGATCCTGCGTCTGGAAAGCCGGTTTCTGTTCGTTTGGGTAAATTTGGACCAATGGCTCAAATAGGTGATTCTGAAGATGATGATAAAAAATTTGCGAGTCTAAGACAAGAACAAAATATTGGTAATATTACCTTGGAAGAAGCATTGAATTTATTTTTGCTTCCTAAAAATTTAGGTTTGTACAAAGGGGAAGAAGTCGAAGTGAGTAATGGTCGTTTTGGTCCGTATGTACGCCACGGAAGTGTTTTTGTTTCTTTGCCAAGAGGAGAAGATCCGTTGGATGTTACTATGGCAAGAGCTCAAGAATTAATCGATGAAAAAGCCGCCGCCGATGCTCCTATAGCTATTTATAAAGGAGAAAGCGTTCAAAAAGGAACTGGTCGTTTTGGCCCTTTTATCAAGTGGAACGGAATTTTTATAAATGTAAGCAAGAAATATAATTTTGATAATTTGTCCAAAGCAGACATTGAAGAACTGATTGAAGATAAATTGCAGAAAAACATTGATAAAGTACTCCATAATTGGGAAGAAGAAGGAATTTTGGTTGAAAAAGCCCGTTGGGGACGTTCAGTAATAACAAAAGGGAAAATCAAAATTGAATTAAGTAAAGATGTTGATGCGACTAAATTGACATTGGCAGAGGTTCAGGATATGATTGCCAAGAAAACACCTGCTAAAAAAGTTGCCGCGAAAAAGTCAACAACAGCAAAAAAACCTGTTGCTAAAAAAACAGTTGCCAAAAAGAAATAA
- a CDS encoding formimidoylglutamase, protein MEFDFLKPLDKEFLDYVLGLSPQHLGSKIVMHTNEAMPDLDKVDIAIIGVLENRGAKNADSEVDLKSIRKELYGMFPGNWNFSIADFGDILSGNSKEDTFFALKKIASSLIKRKIIPVIIGGSQDLTYAMYRAYDDLEQMVNLVSIDSKFDFGKENEIISADSFLTKIIIDEPNNLFNFCNIGYQTYYNSQEEIDLIDKLFFDAYRLGEVSNNISISEPVFRDADVVSIDLNSVKSSDSGNFTVFNPNGFNGKEICSLSRYAGISDKVSSFGVFNHNNSIPESVIIAQIIWYFIEGFHYRSNEYPFGSRESYLKYNVPLEEEDLVFYKSDKTDRWWIEIPFISNTSNKLKKNTLLPCSYEEYLAACNQEMPERWWKAQRKNVI, encoded by the coding sequence ATGGAGTTTGATTTTTTAAAGCCATTAGATAAAGAATTTCTGGACTATGTTTTGGGATTGTCCCCACAGCATTTGGGAAGCAAAATAGTAATGCATACTAATGAGGCTATGCCTGATTTGGATAAAGTTGACATTGCTATTATTGGTGTTCTTGAAAATAGAGGTGCTAAAAATGCTGATTCTGAGGTTGACTTAAAATCGATTCGAAAAGAATTATACGGAATGTTTCCGGGTAATTGGAATTTTTCGATTGCAGATTTTGGAGATATTCTTTCAGGGAATTCAAAAGAGGATACTTTTTTTGCATTAAAAAAAATTGCTTCAAGTCTGATAAAAAGAAAAATTATACCTGTAATTATCGGAGGTTCTCAGGATTTGACCTATGCAATGTATAGAGCTTACGATGATTTGGAACAAATGGTTAATCTAGTTTCCATTGATAGTAAGTTTGATTTTGGTAAAGAAAATGAGATAATAAGCGCAGATTCTTTTTTGACTAAAATTATTATTGATGAACCTAATAATCTGTTTAATTTTTGTAATATTGGTTACCAAACTTATTATAATTCACAGGAAGAGATTGACCTTATAGATAAGTTGTTTTTTGATGCGTATCGTTTGGGAGAGGTTTCAAATAATATATCCATTTCGGAGCCTGTTTTTAGAGATGCAGATGTGGTGAGTATAGATTTGAATTCAGTGAAGTCCTCAGATTCCGGTAACTTTACTGTTTTTAATCCAAATGGGTTTAATGGAAAAGAAATATGTTCTTTGTCAAGATATGCAGGAATAAGTGATAAAGTATCTTCTTTTGGGGTTTTTAATCACAATAATTCGATTCCTGAATCTGTAATTATTGCGCAAATAATCTGGTACTTTATAGAAGGCTTTCATTACAGGTCAAATGAGTATCCTTTTGGTAGCAGAGAAAGTTATTTGAAATATAATGTACCGCTTGAAGAGGAAGATTTGGTGTTTTATAAAAGTGATAAAACAGATCGCTGGTGGATAGAAATACCATTTATTTCAAATACGAGCAATAAACTGAAGAAAAATACGTTGTTACCATGTTCTTATGAGGAATATCTTGCTGCCTGTAATCAGGAAATGCCGGAGAGATGGTGGAAAGCCCAAAGGAAAAATGTTATATAA
- the porK gene encoding T9SS ring complex lipoprotein PorK/GldK: MKKIIAFTAILTVLISCGRSSDKGELVGVKGAKWHPEKPYGMTLVPGGSFIMGKSDDDVANVGDAPTKTVTVRAFYMDETEITNSEYRQFVEWVKDSTIRFKLAILAEESGQSAPAGGKGKNAGSIADYSFSNNNSDPAKMTAYDKYMYDNYYSIGTDKDPNAYKRLNRKVKLIKDVKKYPDEYYAEVMDSMYLPLEASYNGLRTIDVNKLKFRYTWMDIQAAAKAKKGKRQEFIKTEEVMVYPDTTVWIKDFAYSYNEPMHNDYFWHKAYGDYPVVGVTWSQAKAFCEWRTLNKNGYLKSKKSHVDNVNSFRLPQEAEWEYAARGGLESATFPWGGPYAKSDRGCFMANFKPNRGDYAADQALYTVEAKSYEPNGYNLYNMAGNVSEWTDSAYDANAYEFVSTMNPAVIDNSNKRKVVRGGSWKDVAYFLQVSTRAFEYADSSRSYIGFRTVQDYMGTKTTGNGKK, translated from the coding sequence ATGAAGAAAATTATTGCATTTACGGCAATTTTAACAGTGTTGATTAGCTGTGGTAGATCAAGCGACAAAGGAGAGTTGGTTGGTGTTAAAGGTGCAAAGTGGCATCCTGAAAAGCCATATGGAATGACTTTGGTTCCTGGAGGCTCTTTTATCATGGGTAAATCGGATGATGATGTTGCCAACGTCGGTGATGCCCCAACAAAGACTGTTACTGTTAGAGCCTTTTATATGGACGAAACAGAAATTACTAATAGCGAATACCGTCAGTTTGTGGAATGGGTAAAGGATTCTACGATTCGTTTCAAGTTGGCTATCTTGGCTGAAGAAAGTGGACAAAGCGCTCCAGCCGGTGGAAAAGGAAAAAATGCAGGAAGTATTGCTGATTATTCTTTTAGCAATAATAATTCTGATCCTGCTAAAATGACTGCCTACGATAAATACATGTATGACAATTATTACAGTATTGGTACGGATAAAGATCCAAACGCTTATAAACGATTAAACAGAAAAGTAAAATTAATTAAAGATGTTAAAAAATACCCAGATGAGTACTATGCTGAGGTAATGGATTCAATGTATTTACCATTGGAAGCTTCTTATAATGGTTTGAGAACCATCGATGTGAACAAACTTAAGTTCCGTTACACTTGGATGGATATCCAAGCAGCGGCTAAAGCTAAAAAAGGTAAAAGACAGGAGTTCATCAAAACAGAAGAAGTAATGGTTTATCCAGATACTACAGTTTGGATTAAAGATTTTGCTTATTCTTACAATGAGCCAATGCATAATGATTATTTTTGGCACAAAGCTTACGGAGATTATCCTGTAGTAGGGGTGACATGGAGTCAAGCTAAGGCATTTTGTGAATGGAGAACTTTAAATAAAAACGGTTATTTAAAATCTAAGAAAAGTCATGTTGATAACGTAAACTCATTCAGATTACCTCAAGAAGCAGAATGGGAATATGCAGCAAGAGGAGGTCTGGAATCAGCTACTTTTCCATGGGGAGGTCCTTATGCTAAAAGTGACAGAGGCTGTTTTATGGCAAACTTCAAACCTAATAGAGGTGATTATGCTGCAGATCAAGCATTATATACAGTAGAGGCTAAATCTTATGAGCCAAATGGATATAATCTTTATAATATGGCAGGTAACGTATCCGAGTGGACAGATTCTGCTTACGATGCAAATGCTTACGAATTTGTATCTACAATGAATCCTGCTGTTATTGATAACTCAAACAAGCGTAAAGTTGTGAGAGGTGGTTCCTGGAAAGATGTTGCTTATTTCCTCCAAGTAAGTACACGAGCATTTGAATATGCAGATTCTTCTAGAAGCTACATTGGATTTAGAACGGTTCAAGACTACATGGGAACCAAAACAACCGGGAACGGTAAAAAATAA
- the porL gene encoding type IX secretion system motor protein PorL/GldL, with protein sequence MAVLSKKAMNFTYGMGAAVVIIGALFKIQHYPYASALLIVGLCTEAFIFALSAFEPVEKELDWSLVYPELAGGEKSDRKEAVAEDPQGLLSSKLDAMLKEAKIDGELMNSLGNSIRNFGEASKSIAPTVDSMAATKKYSEELSMAAAQMESLNSLYKVQLESASRNAEANKEIAENASKLKEQMQSMTANIASLNNVYGGMLSAMSNKG encoded by the coding sequence ATGGCAGTATTGAGCAAAAAAGCAATGAATTTTACCTATGGTATGGGAGCAGCAGTAGTAATTATCGGGGCTCTATTTAAAATTCAACATTATCCTTATGCAAGTGCATTATTAATAGTTGGTCTTTGTACAGAAGCCTTCATTTTTGCTCTATCAGCTTTTGAACCAGTTGAAAAAGAATTAGACTGGTCATTAGTTTATCCTGAATTAGCCGGAGGTGAAAAATCAGACAGAAAAGAAGCAGTAGCTGAAGATCCACAAGGATTATTGTCTTCTAAACTGGATGCAATGTTGAAAGAAGCTAAAATCGATGGTGAATTGATGAACAGCCTTGGGAATAGCATCAGAAATTTTGGTGAGGCTTCAAAAAGTATAGCTCCTACAGTTGATTCTATGGCTGCAACAAAAAAATACAGCGAAGAATTGTCTATGGCTGCAGCTCAAATGGAATCTTTGAACAGTTTATATAAAGTACAATTGGAAAGTGCTTCTAGAAATGCTGAGGCAAATAAAGAAATTGCTGAGAATGCCAGTAAATTGAAAGAGCAAATGCAATCAATGACTGCAAACATTGCTTCTTTGAACAATGTTTACGGAGGTATGCTTTCTGCTATGAGTAATAAAGGATAA
- the porM gene encoding type IX secretion system motor protein PorM/GldM — MAGGKLTPRQKMINLMYLVFIAMLALNMSKEVLSAFGLINERFETANSLALTTNESILADLDVKAQDKPEQYKVPSEIGKKVNAATSTFYKYVESLKVDLTKDVKREENGKLPYETMDNSSKLDESWFSGDGLSAKGKEVVVAVENYKAAIKSAIGSDPKFKDIATEFNTKFNTGDVVDKEGIKKNNLDYNFKHFPLIASVAKLTTIQNDINTIENQILSRLTGSTAVAAASMKNYKAIVIPEKSAFFAGEAVKGRIVLGRYDKSTVPTKVVVNGSNINLSSSLHDGQVDFSFGAGNVGEHDIKGTFTFMEDGKPVPIPVEGNYVVVPKPNSATISADKMNVVYRGVINPMTISFAGISPDKVSASAPGLSSAGKAGTYNMNPGQGSEVVINVTGTLPDGSKVSDKKAFRIKGIPAPVGAIAGDMGIVKGAKSRLEVSQVSAKLPDFDFNVNLIVVGFTFKVTGQAAVIVSGDRVNAQCKTAMARATRGDQITISDIKTKLVGSDIMLSRTAPVIFEIQ; from the coding sequence ATGGCAGGAGGAAAATTAACCCCTAGACAGAAGATGATTAACCTAATGTACTTGGTTTTCATCGCAATGTTAGCTTTAAATATGTCCAAAGAAGTATTATCTGCTTTTGGATTAATCAATGAAAGATTTGAAACAGCAAATAGTTTGGCTTTAACAACCAATGAATCTATTTTAGCTGATTTAGATGTTAAGGCTCAAGATAAGCCTGAGCAATATAAAGTTCCAAGTGAAATTGGGAAAAAAGTAAATGCAGCAACTTCTACTTTTTATAAATATGTGGAATCTTTAAAAGTAGATTTAACAAAAGATGTAAAAAGAGAAGAAAATGGTAAACTGCCTTATGAAACTATGGATAATTCATCAAAATTAGATGAGTCTTGGTTTAGTGGTGATGGTTTATCTGCAAAAGGAAAAGAAGTAGTTGTAGCTGTTGAAAATTACAAAGCTGCAATTAAATCCGCAATTGGAAGTGATCCTAAATTTAAAGATATTGCTACTGAGTTCAATACGAAATTCAATACTGGTGATGTAGTGGATAAAGAAGGAATTAAAAAAAATAATTTAGATTATAATTTCAAGCATTTCCCTCTTATTGCTTCAGTTGCAAAATTGACTACAATTCAAAACGACATCAATACAATTGAGAATCAAATTTTGAGTAGATTAACTGGTTCAACAGCTGTTGCAGCGGCCTCTATGAAAAATTATAAAGCTATTGTTATTCCTGAAAAATCTGCTTTCTTTGCAGGTGAAGCAGTAAAAGGTAGAATTGTTTTAGGGCGTTATGATAAATCTACAGTTCCGACTAAAGTTGTTGTAAATGGAAGTAATATCAATTTAAGTTCTTCTTTGCATGATGGACAGGTTGATTTTAGTTTCGGTGCTGGAAATGTAGGTGAACATGACATTAAAGGTACCTTTACTTTTATGGAAGACGGTAAACCAGTTCCTATTCCTGTAGAAGGGAATTATGTAGTGGTTCCAAAACCAAATTCAGCGACTATTTCTGCAGACAAAATGAACGTTGTTTATAGAGGTGTTATCAACCCAATGACAATTTCATTTGCAGGTATTTCTCCAGATAAAGTATCAGCATCTGCTCCAGGTTTGAGCTCAGCTGGTAAAGCGGGGACATATAATATGAATCCAGGACAGGGTTCTGAAGTTGTAATTAATGTTACAGGGACTTTACCTGATGGTTCTAAAGTGTCTGATAAAAAAGCATTTAGAATTAAAGGAATTCCTGCTCCAGTTGGTGCAATTGCAGGAGATATGGGAATTGTTAAAGGAGCTAAGTCTCGTTTAGAAGTTTCTCAAGTATCTGCAAAACTTCCTGATTTTGATTTTAATGTTAATCTAATTGTTGTTGGATTTACATTCAAAGTTACAGGTCAGGCTGCTGTGATTGTATCAGGAGACAGAGTTAATGCACAATGTAAAACTGCTATGGCTAGAGCTACAAGAGGTGATCAGATTACTATTTCTGATATTAAAACTAAATTAGTTGGTTCTGATATTATGCTTTCAAGAACAGCTCCTGTAATTTTCGAAATACAATAA
- the porN gene encoding type IX secretion system ring subunit PorN/GldN — MKTKNLIAVIAFVAGSFSSFAQSNLLNAKTPDQIGKKTKSQVSLDNDKPLAYGYVDDRDILMGKTVWEIVDLNERFNFPLYFPIDSMNIGKDRRSLFDVLIKGIKSDSIKEVYTDDYFNTKKTFKDMSSSFTYIDTTNAGREEVNANRDLYFPKAKPSVTYKTVKGKKVKVVGPATVPVAKVLDPQFIDRRELTAQDITGYKLKGYWYFDKRQSELKYRLLGICPIAPEAREVGSENPDYIDLFWIFYPSVRNYLHGYLAFNEKNSAMPISFDRILDSRQFSGVIYKEENVYGDRLITEYINENALNQLLESDRIKDKIRDFEHDMWNY; from the coding sequence ATGAAGACTAAAAATTTAATTGCGGTTATAGCATTTGTTGCGGGAAGCTTTTCTTCATTTGCGCAGTCTAATTTGTTGAATGCTAAGACTCCAGATCAAATTGGGAAAAAGACGAAATCTCAAGTGTCTCTTGATAATGATAAACCTTTGGCCTACGGTTATGTAGATGACAGGGATATTTTGATGGGGAAAACAGTTTGGGAGATTGTCGATTTGAATGAGCGGTTTAATTTTCCTCTTTATTTCCCAATTGATTCAATGAACATTGGAAAAGACAGAAGATCATTGTTTGATGTTTTAATTAAAGGTATCAAATCAGACAGTATAAAAGAGGTGTATACTGATGATTATTTTAATACCAAAAAAACATTTAAAGATATGAGTAGTTCATTTACTTATATCGATACAACCAATGCCGGTAGAGAGGAAGTAAATGCTAATAGAGACTTGTATTTTCCAAAAGCAAAACCGTCGGTTACTTATAAAACTGTTAAAGGTAAAAAAGTAAAAGTGGTTGGTCCTGCTACTGTTCCAGTTGCTAAAGTTTTAGATCCTCAGTTTATTGATAGAAGAGAACTTACTGCTCAAGATATTACAGGGTATAAATTAAAAGGGTATTGGTATTTTGATAAACGTCAAAGTGAATTAAAATATCGTTTATTAGGAATTTGTCCAATTGCTCCAGAAGCGAGAGAAGTAGGTTCTGAAAATCCTGATTATATTGATTTATTTTGGATATTTTATCCATCTGTTCGAAACTATTTGCATGGGTACCTAGCTTTCAATGAGAAAAATTCAGCTATGCCAATTTCTTTTGATAGAATTCTTGATTCACGCCAATTTAGCGGAGTTATCTATAAAGAAGAAAATGTATACGGTGACCGTTTGATAACTGAATATATTAATGAAAATGCATTAAATCAGTTGTTGGAATCAGATAGGATAAAAGACAAAATACGCGATTTTGAACACGATATGTGGAATTACTAA